The DNA window TTAGCATGTATTCCTTTTTATAAATCAATAACAATAGAACTCTTCTTTGATCTCTAAGTTCTAGCATTTGCCCGACAACTAGAATTGAGAATATCATAGCTTCTTAGAGCCTCTTAGGAGATTCATAACGACATTGAGATCAGAAATTAGCAAAACATAAGTTAAACTAAGGAAATGTCTTGATGGAATAAGATTTTGTTTtcgcacatatatttatatatattctcTTCAACATTGCAATGGCAgcgccaagaaggaaaagtcatggaattatgaaaatcacatTTTCGATAGACATCTTAATGTTATACAAAAGATGGAAACATGAAAAcaaagtgatgagtgagcactaagatGCTTGGGTGCTTGATGTTTGTAGCAAGAAGTGGGATACTTGGATGGGTCCAACTcgagcacctgagtataatggaagccattgagaaactcgaacatttttctggaagactTCCACATTGTTCCCgattgaaaaatgcttgagttccctattgacttccattgtacctgGGTACacgagtcgcacccatccgagcattcaactgctcattactaaagatgagcgaacctttggaggttcagttcaCTGGTAGCAAATGAAAAAACCTACACTGGTCCAAACTTGGCTTGAAGAGGTtcggaatcactgattggcagtttgagtctctgcccacatagagACAGGCATAATCAGATCACTTCCGGTGGAGGGTGGgtgggctttttcttttttttggtacacactacatctaatcatgctGTTGGTACCTCCAGTACGAGCCGTTCAAACaaccactgcaagcggctcacacagggctgagtaatgaacatacctgagcacagcattgctcacgCAAGTTAAGTTCGCACGTAAAGCTCCCGAACTCCGAACTGGAGCcctgtttttttaagttggtgttcagttcgaaaatCAAACCTTAGGTTTGCTTATCTTTActtgttacaagtaccaagcacctaagcatggtagtactcgctcatcactaaaaattaCCCATTCCATTCTCCAGTTTCTGATTATTCTGTATGTTTTTTCTTGTTTTAGATCCATTCAACAATGGTTGGCTCGAGTGCAGTCTCTCCTTTACTGCAATGAAAACGGCTTCTGGGGCACATTCTTAGAAAGTCAACGTAATTGTGTTTGTCATGGAGGAAGCATGCTTTGCCAGCGACCCATTCCATGTATTATAGGAGGCAACCAAAGTTGTGCAATGTGCAGTATGGCTAACATCTCACTATGTGGCTCATGTAATAAAGGTTACAAATTGTATCGGGGTCGGTGTGAGGCACAGAATGTAGATTCAGAACGAAGTGAGCAATTCATAAGTCTAGAAACAGAGTTGGACTTCCAAGACCAGGAGCTCCGATACCTATTGCAGAAGATGGACTCCCGTCTCCATGTTCACACAACCTTTATTAGTAATGAGATTCGATTAGACACATATTTTGACCCACGCTGGAGAAAAAGAATGTCGCTCACTTTGAAAAGCAACAAAAACCGAGTTGAGTTCCTCCACATGGTCATTGGAATGTCTATGCGTATCTGTCAGGCCAGGAACACCACTCTGGATCCAAGCTTCTTTGTATATGTCAACCCATTCAGTGGTAGCCATTCTGAAGGTTGGAGTATGCCTTTTGGAGAACATGGTTACCCAAGATGGGAGAAGACGCGTCTTCAAAACAGTCAGTGTTTTAATTGGACTCTTCTCTTGGGGAACCGCTGGAAGACCTTTTTTGAAACTGTACACATTTACCTTCGCAGTCGTACACGTCTACCTTCACTCTTGCGCAACGATACAGGACAAGGTCCAGTGGACTTGTCGGATCCTACAAAAAGGCAGTTTTACGTGAAGATTTCTGAGGTCCAGTTATATGGTTTCAGCTTGAGATTTAACCCAGATCTTTTGCGTAGCGCAGTTCAACAAGTAAATCAGTCTTACTCCCAAGGTGGCCAATTTTATTCTTCATCCTCTGTTATGTTGCTTATGTTGGACATCCGGGAAAGAATCAACCGTTTAGCTCCTCCAGCTGGACCAGGCAAACCGCAGCTGGACCTCTTTTCCTGTATGTTGAAGCATCGCTTGAAGTTGACCAATAGTGAAATCATACGGGTCAATCATGCACTGGACTTGTACAACACTGAGATTCTGAAGCAACCTGATCATATGACAGTCAAATTATGTTAACCCTCCCATGCCTTCCTCTGAGTCAAAACATTTATTTTGGAAGTCCAGAGGTGAAAACTGAGGGAATTAGATGAACTTTAATTACCTTAGAATCTACCTTATGACCTGACTATGATTATGCTGCAAACTATAAAAATGGAGTATATTTACATACTTCCTTTTATTACATTTTGGAGGGTGTGATCAATTGTCATTCATACAGGGTCTTCAGATTTTAAGTCCTTTAAATTATAATTAAGTGCTATATCTTTATTAAGTATAAATCATTTATATAGAGATTATAAGTTAGATATACATTCTTTAAATCATTAGGATATTCGATCATTACTGTTTTCACGTTAGTGCAGCTATTAAGTATTGATTTATGACTTAATTAAGGAAGGCAGGCCTACAACTTCAGCTTCTATAGACTTTAATATGTGTATCTCCCGACTTTAGGCCTCCTGTACGAGATAGTTGCTGAAGACTCAGGTCCACTGAATGGGGCCTGTAATCCTGATGTGTTGATCCAGAAAAATACTAAACACTCAAATACCAAACTCTAATTAGCTCATATTAGAAAAAAATATCCTTCCCAGCTCAAAATATGGCAATCAGAGTAACTTCTTGGATCAACGTCCCATCTGTAGAGCTCTATTACCCATAACCTATATATTATATCATTTCAAGAAAGAAATTCAGAACATTTCATGGAATTGTTCAATGAAATAACCATCTAAACATAGTCTTACTGCTCGTATAGTAAAGAATCCCCATCTGCAATGGTGAAATCTGTCTTCTAGATATAGAGAATGCCCATTGGTCATCGTTACAGGCCTATTTGTAAGATAAGAGAGACCTCTGTATTCCTTGGAATAAAATTTTAAGTATAGTTGGTAGAGTGAAGCCTATAGACTTCTATTGGTGCAATATTTTTGTGCCTCAGGCCTTTTTTTTGGTGTAGATTACTAGATACCAGCCAATCAGTGTTTTGCCCTAATTAAGAGGAGCCCCAATTTCTTTATAgataattttttttataaacaacTATAGGTACATTTTCGAGATttaggctggggctacatggtGATTTTGGCAACGTGATGTTGGTGAAAGAGGTCGCATTGCAACTCATAAAGTAGTACAAACTTGACAAGAAAGATATTACATATCCAACTAGTCCTGGCTTTTTGCGATGTAGCAACTTCAATACCTTGCGGCTCTCAATGTGACAAgtagaataaggtttatggcacatttggaattatgggtgctcaagaagggttcaaacccATTATTAGATACAAAaaaacttggcacaccaaaatgaatataaggactttattatacaggcTATCCAAAAATGTAACGTTGTGACCCCTAATTTGGGTCTTCACcagacacaatagattcttgaGTATGAATAGGCCTTTAAGATGGTGACACTGTCAAAATCACCATGAGATCTATAGATAAATCAGATTGCTGTTCTGTATAGATATAATGGTGCAGTATAGCCGAGCATCTTACATGCATAGATCTCATGGTGATTTTGACAGTATCACCATTTTAGAGGCAAATTCCTACTCAAAAATCTATTGtgtgatgaagacccaaatataggggtcgaaACCTTACATTTTATTGGATTGCttgtataataaagtccttatattcattttggtgtgccaagtttttttttaaatcactttattatacaggcaatccaAGTAATGTAATGTTGCGACCCCTAATTTGGGTCTTTATCAGACACATTAGATTCTTGAGCATGAATATGCCTTTAAGATGGTGACACTGTCAAAATCACCATGAGATCTATAGATAAATCAGATTGCTGTTCTGTATAGATATTATGGCGCAGTATAGCCGAGCATCCTACATGCTTTAGATCTCACGGTGATTTTGACAGTATCACCATTTTAAAGGCAAATTCCTACTCAAGAATCTATTGAGCCTGCTaaagacccaaatataggggtcgaaacattgcattttttgtattgccttATATTAATTTTGGTGTGTCAAGCTCTCAATGTGACCCCACAAAGAGCACCAAGCCTGATTTTTGGTCATGCAACCTGTTTTCCAGGCAAAATCACCATGTAGCATCAGAATAAAGATTAAATATGGTACAACATTAGGTTTTCATTAAATTGCCTTTATTTTGTTGATTTGACTATACTTGAGTAAACTTGATTTTCCATAGTCTTAGTATACAGGTCTCTGTAATATAACAAGTTGAACACAGGGCAATATTTTGTTAAAATGGTATGCTATGGCCAGAATCTCAATTATTGAATCTCGTGCAATCTTATTtttattacatgcagccatacgttGGCTGATTTGTTTGGTAAAATGTACAGAAGAGGGCTATTTTAATAGAACCTACGGCAGAATAGAATCTATAGAAGTAGAGTTTGCGAAAAACTTAAAATTTTCGACCTCATCACGTCCTTAGCTTGATAATAAATCTGTTTTATATTGAGTTTACTTTTCACCCAAGACTTGTTTTAAAAGTCCATATCATGGTAGTGTACAGAAGACTGAGTCTTCCGCCTTCAAGATCACCAAACACTCATTATTGTAACATAGGACAGATGTTAATGTGTGTCGTTCCATCATATCACTCCCCATTATTACCATATCTACGCAAATAGGGCAATGATCCCAGATATTAGACTCAGCAAGGCCAGTAAGTCTCTAGGTTTTATGCTTTATGATGCCTAGGGAAGAGTAAATTTTACGCTTTGGGACCAACTTGACTATTCTGGGATGTTTTTGCAATTCATCGTCCTTTTGCCGCCATTTACGCGGATATTGAAAAATGATAGTAAATAGATACACCAGCATCGGTGGGGTTATATAAAGCAGATTATTTTAAAGTGTACGGAAGTATGTAGCCATACTCTATGTTAGCATGCTCATTTTCAGGCAGTGCCAAATATGTACTGATGTTCTATAAAACAAAAAAGAACAGTACCGAAATATTATAGACGTTTACAAAATGCACAATCCTTTTTCGCTACATAAGTGTTATGCATTATGTCTCTTTGCTGTCCTTTTTTTACCTAGATGAATTCAGCTTAAGGACATTTGACATCCAACAAGCAGCCCTCCAATCAATCCCCATGGCAGTTACCCCAATCAGTTTGGTCCACTGACAAAGCCTCGAAACAAGTCTACCAATCCCATAACCGTATTCATGAAGTGGGTTCACCCATACCAGAGTCAGACAATCACTGCCCTAGGAGGGGGAAGACATGAGAGAAGCACACAGCCGTGTTCAGAACATGGCAAGTAAGACTGGGGGAGAGATGCTTCAGAAATTTAGTGACCTCCTGCATGAGCCTTGAAAATACCAGCAGTAAAGGGAGTAAACTgccataaaaaaacaaacatttacccCCCTACAAGGGAGAGAATCTTTCTTTTTCTGTATATTAAACTTGtaaaatgtaaaatataaaaatgataACAATGATGAGAATTATAAACCAAATAGGAGGATGACAAGCTACTAATTCTGCAAATGCCAGCATGTTCCTCCTTAATTATATAAACTATTGACACACCAAGCTGAGACCTGACTGCATGGGATACTGGATGGCGTGGTGGGTGAAAGATGGTCATGTGAATATATGGACGGATACACAAGCACATACACACTCTACGGTGATAACCGAGTAGAGTGTAATGTTGAGTGAAATTTCGAGAAAAAAATGAATTGATAGAGAATGGTTTGAACTCCAAAATATGCATTATGATAGCCGAAAATTTGTACTGTGGACATTGACTGTTGGGACATTGTAATATTCCCATGTCAGATCAGCCTAAAGCTTGATGAgttcaggtaaacaaaaaaaaatatcgaAAATCGGGAAGATTGgtcatttttttttactaataCCTTTTGGGATCTTTTCAATTGGTCTTATTCATATTTGTTtggctaaatatttttttttcttggaggGAATTAAAATGTAAACAATATTGTTCACGTTCGCAGGTCGGCGGCTATTAAAATGACAATGAAGGTTTCCTGGGAAGTTACGATCAAGAAAAATCCACGGGAGGTCTGTATTAGACCAGTGTGTCGTCTGATGACTCGGCTTCTGCAGTATACAAGATAAATAATGACATTATGCAATGAGAGATGAGTTCTCACAGTATGTTAATGAAAAACTCAAAGCTACACATGTTATTGTGAaggacattaaaaaaaaatgaaaagaaaggaAGTTAGTAAACgacatactgtttttttttttgttaatcatTGGTTCATTGGATCTTTGTTTTTATTAGATAATGCTTTACAACACAGCCAGGGAGAAACGTTATCCCACCAGAGATGCAAATAAGGAATAATTGATCTGTTATATCAAATACAAACAGGCTTCATAGAGTCATACAAAGGAAGAATTAAAAAACAAACTAATAtgcagtataaatatatatatatgatacatacCGTATTTCCAAAACTGTGGGGagaatgggggtgtgtcttataatccgaaaatggTTTACCGGGGTGGCGGTAGTGGAgatggtgccaggaggcagggtcggcgatactgagtgCTCGGAAgaaggggtgtcactgcagtggagtggctTAGGAGGctcagtggacagagggtcggcgatactgtgggttCTGGGGCgttgcgccattgatctgccggtgggctaCTAGCTCCATTGAACCACCGGCagttgacacgatggacttcaagaaaatggccacggaggccaATCTGTGCATGTGCTGCCTCTGCTGCCAATTTCTTGAAGTTCATCATGTCATCTACTAGCGGTTCACTGGAACCCGCAGACCGCCGGCAGATCATTGGCATCCGCCGCTGCCACACACCTGAGCCTACAGTGTTGCCGACCCTTCATATGCAggaacctctatcctcctgtacctgtctgtgccttgtattgtttatgattattgcacttgtccctattatgtatacccctttcacatgtaaagcgccatggaattgagggcgctataataataaataatactaatactaataataatatactaaccctcctgagctgtgacatcccctcctCCGAACCCGCAGTATTACCAACACTGCCTCCTATGATCCtcctgagccgtgacacccccctcctccgagcccgcttcatcgccgaccctgcctcttgtgaccctacTGAgtcgtgacaccccctcctccaaacgAGCAggatcaccgaccctgcctcctgtgaccctactgagccgtgacaccccctcctccaaacgAGCAggatcaccgaccctgcctcctgagaTCCTCCTGAGccagctccaccaccgccgctcccccctggtgagctattataaggcacactaggattataagacggaccctcattttaacattaaaaattactttttcttattttctgcctctaaatttggagtgcgtcttacaATCTAGTGCGTCTTACAAAACAAAAACTAAGGTACATTAAACAGTATAAGGTTTAAAGGCTGTTGATATCTAAAATATACTGAAAATGGTAAATgaagggttaatgccgcgctgccaTGAAATAAAGGAAACTCGAGGAAAAATTGATGGTAATTTTATTTAACAAAGCATTTCGGAGAGTTCTTTCTCCTTCATCAGGTTAATATTACATGTGAGTAAATGGGATTTTGACCTGACGAAGGAGTAACAACTCTCAGAAACGTGTATTAaataaagaactgaagtcctcagtggttgataccttttaatggctaactgaaaagatggtaataatagcaagctttcgagactactcaggtctcttcatcaggcatggtaccatgcctgatgaagagacctgagcagtctcgaaagcttgctattattaccatcttttgagttagccattaaaaggtatcaaccactaaggacttcagttcttttaaacaattttttatctctactggctaacacggtacaaagatatattttacctgtattaaaTAAAGTCAATTTTTGATGGAGCTTTCTTTTATTAATGGCAGCGCAGCATTAACCCTTTCTGTACCATTTCGAGTCTACTgccatgtggggctgcagcagctgtgttACACGCCAGGACAGTGGTTGTGACTGTCGCAACCCACCAAGGTGAGCTTCTCTCAGTACTTTCACCCCTATTCTTTACCCAGAAAAGACCCTATTTGCGCATCTCTGTCCTCCAGCCTTTATTTCAGTTATCTGGAATATGCAAGTTGTGGCGTTCTGTAAACGTTTGCtgtaatttgtttttctttttttttcttttcaaacatGTGAATGAATCATTGTGCCTCATATTATCTTTTAGACTATCGTACAGCTCATTAACCCTggaacgcacaaccatagaaatctacaatagaaaacaagtaacctaggagacctgcaaggccccaggtatgcgttctagggttaagacatCTGAGCACATCGGTCCAATCATGGACCGTAATGCATTGACTGGTCATGAGTCTACCGACCCGAATTCAGAAGCTTCATAATAGGCATTTAGGAGACTACTGGGTTCAGGTTAGGAGACCCACAGCCAGTTGGTGCATTGTGGACGATGTTTGGACAGCTGTGCTCGAACGTCTTAATGAGACTTTATATAGGtagggatggttgacctcggggagatcaacatccaacatcgcggagacaccatcacgtatttctcaacacagtgacactagaacaaggccccctgggaaaatatgcaaaacaagaatgccacggagacaccatcacatgtttctcaacgctggcaggaaactagccaggtcttttaccaggaaggaacaaccacgggaagggcagtctctagtcaagAAGAGAcctcctatgccaaacatggtatccatccacagacagctgtttcggggtattttcccctcatcagtgtggagtagaaaactagtgggagcaatgcctagtagaagactacataggtaaggatggttgacctcggggagatcaacagacagcaccgcggagacaccatcacgtgtttctcaaccaacagttgtctccttctcacccagcgtcttacttctgATTTTGTagaccattccagccttgtgcaggtctatgatcttgtccctgacatccttagaaagctctttggtcttggctatgttgtagaggttagaatctgactgattaatggagtctgtggacaggagtcttttatacaggtgacaatttaagaaagctgtctgtaatgcaggtaacgagtggaTTAGGAGAGtataagtgtctgtaggagccagaagtcttaatggttggtaggggatcaattacttatttctctctgcaaaaggcaaatacatttatataatttaaacaATTTGATTTTCTGCATTTTATTTTGGATAGTCTATCTCTcaatgttaaaattaacctacccttaaaattatagactgttcatgtctttgtcagtgggcaaacttacaaaatcagtaagggatcaaatacttatactTAATGTATGCACAGCGAGGAAAAAACTGTGTACATGATCTATGTTTTATTACTTCTTTTAACCACCTAAGGTACCGTATCTGAAACCATGAAGCAGTGAAAAGAAGTAAATTTAAagcggtattcccatctccaagatcctatcccaatatgtagtaggtataataataatattagcaaatacttccaattagaaatgaagtatagttcttctgaaaagCTAAGACACTTACCttctgtgcagggcattacagtagcttaggtatccaaggttacggTCAAGCATATAGGGACACTTAGTTGCAAgtggccataaccatggatacct is part of the Anomaloglossus baeobatrachus isolate aAnoBae1 chromosome 9, aAnoBae1.hap1, whole genome shotgun sequence genome and encodes:
- the BRINP1 gene encoding BMP/retinoic acid-inducible neural-specific protein 1 isoform X1, whose product is MSWRLVKLLSFLFIWEQIAVQESFQSQEHVSKEFAWLISDRGPFHHSKSYLSFVERHRQGYSTRYKIYREFARWKVRNVAVDRKEPLKSILPLMPEFQRSLRLLGRRPSSQQIIETIIKKYGTHLVVSATLGGEEALTMYMDKSRLDRHAGNGNQSVESLHHLASSYFVDRDGTMRKLHEIQISTGAIKVTETRTGPLGCSSYDNLDSVSSVLLQSTESKLHLQGLQIIMPQYLQEKFVQAALSYIMCNGEGDYVCRNSQCSCLCSESFPQCNCPFTDIQIMENTLSNQGKAWALAYKDFESSDEFKSFMRRLPNSHFLSIGAIHQHWGNDWELQNRYKLLQGSLEIQRQKMQHTARKLFGLSLRCRHNPNHQLPRERSIQQWLARVQSLLYCNENGFWGTFLESQRNCVCHGGSMLCQRPIPCIIGGNQSCAMCSMANISLCGSCNKGYKLYRGRCEAQNVDSERSEQFISLETELDFQDQELRYLLQKMDSRLHVHTTFISNEIRLDTYFDPRWRKRMSLTLKSNKNRVEFLHMVIGMSMRICQARNTTLDPSFFVYVNPFSGSHSEGWSMPFGEHGYPRWEKTRLQNSQCFNWTLLLGNRWKTFFETVHIYLRSRTRLPSLLRNDTGQGPVDLSDPTKRQFYVKISEVQLYGFSLRFNPDLLRSAVQQVNQSYSQGGQFYSSSSVMLLMLDIRERINRLAPPAGPGKPQLDLFSCMLKHRLKLTNSEIIRVNHALDLYNTEILKQPDHMTVKLC
- the BRINP1 gene encoding BMP/retinoic acid-inducible neural-specific protein 1 isoform X2 codes for the protein MSWRLVKLLSFLFIWEQIAVQESFQSQEHVSKEFAWLISDRGPFHHSKSYLSFVERHRQGYSTRYKIYREFARWKVRNVAVDRKEPLKSILPLMPEFQRSLRLLGRRPSSQQIIETIIKKYGTHLVVSATLGGEEALTMYMDKSRLDRHAGNGNQSVESLHHLASSYFVDRDGTMRKLHEIQISTGAIKVTETRTGPLGCSSYDNLDSVSSVLLQSTESKLHLQDEFKSFMRRLPNSHFLSIGAIHQHWGNDWELQNRYKLLQGSLEIQRQKMQHTARKLFGLSLRCRHNPNHQLPRERSIQQWLARVQSLLYCNENGFWGTFLESQRNCVCHGGSMLCQRPIPCIIGGNQSCAMCSMANISLCGSCNKGYKLYRGRCEAQNVDSERSEQFISLETELDFQDQELRYLLQKMDSRLHVHTTFISNEIRLDTYFDPRWRKRMSLTLKSNKNRVEFLHMVIGMSMRICQARNTTLDPSFFVYVNPFSGSHSEGWSMPFGEHGYPRWEKTRLQNSQCFNWTLLLGNRWKTFFETVHIYLRSRTRLPSLLRNDTGQGPVDLSDPTKRQFYVKISEVQLYGFSLRFNPDLLRSAVQQVNQSYSQGGQFYSSSSVMLLMLDIRERINRLAPPAGPGKPQLDLFSCMLKHRLKLTNSEIIRVNHALDLYNTEILKQPDHMTVKLC